The Impatiens glandulifera chromosome 3, dImpGla2.1, whole genome shotgun sequence genome contains a region encoding:
- the LOC124928972 gene encoding uncharacterized protein LOC124928972 — MIQALNPPCTAKTAEIMSRYRPIAPKPEPPTTTTTTTTAITSSFPESSSHSPFPQNIRQSPYLMNVWPHLQARPTRTRKRGRTALAPPLMTKRPRPHLISLPPSFPLQSAPFPPPPPHHFTTTIPGLIGLHDINSSSTNLVTLPLLPSIPILPASSRESGIDLNREATEIPEEKDFLQQLQGNINNPTTVFTPQPVRPVCSSITVGSISCPDLGLSLSPYAQIPMRMKKKKEIEGDVESEALPAVVSDSNNKVRLANSAYKEMVGQPECSWLDSCACKRICGEVMLHFSGSISLPLSSNGFSCWVTIEWGRRNGETTSVNAFCDVIKLSCESREYQYAWRFHTGSKASESNSKVSST, encoded by the coding sequence ATGATTCAAGCCTTGAATCCTCCTTGCACGGCTAAAACTGCTGAAATCATGTCAAGATACAGACCCATCGCTCCTAAACCAGAACCCCCTACTactaccaccaccaccaccactgcTATTACATCTTCTTTCCCAGAATCCTCATCTCACTCTCCCTTCCCTCAGAATATCAGGCAATCCCCTTATCTTATGAACGTCTGGCCTCACTTGCAGGCTAGACCCACCAGAACCAGAAAGAGGGGACGAACTGCACTTGCCCCTCCTCTCATGACTAAAAGGCCAAGACCACATCTCATTAGTCTCCCTCCTTCTTTCCCTCTACAATCTGCCCcctttcctcctcctcctccgcaCCACTTCACCACTACTATCCCTGGACTCATTGGTCTCCATGATATTAACTCCTCTTCAACCAACTTGGTCACGCTCCCTCTCCTACCCTCAATACCCATTCTACCAGCTTCTTCAAGGGAATCGGGGATAGATTTAAACAGAGAGGCCACCGAAATACCTGAAGAAAAGGACTTCCTTCAACAGCTTCAAGGGAATATCAACAACCCTACTACTGTCTTCACACCCCAGCCTGTTCGACCTGTTTGTTCAAGCATAACTGTTGGATCTATTAGCTGCCCGGACCTTGGCCTCAGCTTATCTCCTTATGCTCAGATTCCCatgaggatgaagaagaagaaggaaattgAGGgagatgtggagtctgaagcacTACCGGCTGTGGTCTCGGACTCAAACAACAAGGTCAGGCTTGCCAATTCCGCATATAAGGAGATGGTGGGTCAGCCAGAGTGTTCGTGGCTCGATTCCTGCGCATGCAAGAGGATTTGCGGAGAGGTGATGCTTCATTTCTCTGGATCTATTTCTCTACCTCTTTCCTCTAACGGATTCTCTTGTTGGGTGACAATAGAATGGGGGAGAAGGAATGGTGAGACCACTTCGGTGAATGCCTTCTGTGATGTCATCAAGTTGTCTTGCGAGTCTAGGGAATATCAATATGCATGGAGGTTTCACACCGGATCAAAGGCATCTGAATCCAATTCTAAAGTTTCAAGtacctaa
- the LOC124928971 gene encoding F-box protein At3g12350: protein MANQQPNPVLPTAEEMNPLSFSDFPEDVQLCILSFLAPPEISVFACTSKRFVSLCRNDEKLWFSLCDRRWGFKTQINKWIKGNITYRKLYKALNEYENLIGFWRRSGQGKTIGANSPPPLVFFEWGPSFITGSRVSPSNSGTYQVLKEPFLYLGIMANGCPVSYLDPECRLKLSDDIVNSGEIGSSEGELLPVNINFMGKNHVIIEENLNFVYLNSPNGKKTVGERSLASGHLVPDDFGVLDVVGVERGSPPDRVMLEIYQYFANRTSPGGERSSRRQRRREKMRQGKSKWEPEHFVKIAHCSPTPSKPLQGLWKGICDDMNLDFFLVAYDDVGGIACRRVGDASQPFSSYSPVFWTSSTEFTDSPFAPDEERLYASRVHLRPLAVEEEEEGSGHDYEQQPHPWIENEVVSRILGINSSYDLVLPDMAGTSSANPWQVEGRIWQYEDGTFGFGFLRNHHIIDLKHIACNGCLVDIL from the exons ATGGCGAATCAACAACCTAACCCAGTTCTTCCGACCGCTGAGGAAATGAATCCACTCTCCTTCTCCGATTTCCCCGAGGATGTTCAACTCTGCATCCTCTCATTTCTCGCTCCTCCGGAGATTTCCGTATTCGCATGCACTTCGAAGCGATTCGTCTCCCTCTGCCGCAACGACGAAAAACTCTGGTTCTCTCTCTGCGATCGCCGATGGGGCTTCAAGACCCAGATCAACAAATGGATCAAAGGAAACATCACTTACAGAAAGCTCTACAAAGCCCTAAATGAGTACGAGAATCTAATCGGTTTCTGGCGGCGTAGCGGCCAGGGGAAGACGATCGGCGCCAATTCTCCGCCGCCGCTCGTGTTCTTTGAATGGGGTCCATCGTTCATAACCGGTTCTCGTGTCTCGCCGTCGAATTCAGGCACTTATCAGGTCCTAAAGGAGCCCTTTTTATACCTAGGTATCATGGCCAATGGTTGTCCTGTAAGTTATCTCGATCCCGAATGTAGACTTAAACTATCCGATGATATAGTTAATTCAGGTGAAATAGGTTCCTCCGAAGGTGAATTGCTTCCGGTTAACATTAATTTCATGGGTAAAAATCATGTTATCATTGAGGAGAATCTGAATTTCGTGTACTTGAATTCTCCCAATGGAAAGAAAACAGTGGGGGAGAGATCTTTAGCCTCTGGGCACTTAGTGCCAGATGATTTTGGAGTGTTGGATGTGGTTGGAGTGGAGAGGGGCTCACCACCAGATAGGGTGATGTTGGAAATTTACCAGTATTTCGCCAATAGAACCAGTCCAGGAGGGGAGAGATCTTCTAGGAGACAAAGGAGGAGAGAAAAAATGAGACAGGGGAAGAGTAAATGGGAGCCTGAACACTTTGTGAAGATTGCTCATTGCTCACCCACTCCATCAAAGCCATTACAAGGTTTATGGAAG GGCATATGTGACGACATGAACTTGGATTTCTTTCTTGTGGCATACGACGATGTTGGGGGCATTGCCTGTCGAAGAGTTGGGGATGCTTCTCAGCCCTTCTCCAGTTACTCGCCAGTATTTTGGACGTCGAGCACTGAGTTCACTGACTCTCCCTTTGCCCCTGATGAGGAACGTCTGTACGCCAGTCGAGTACATCTCCGGCCTCTTGCagtggaggaagaagaagaaggcagTGGTCATGATTATGAACAACAACCACATCCTTGGATTGAAAACGAGGTTGTCTCTCGCATACTTGGAATTAACTCAAGTTATGACCTTGTCCTTCCTGACATGGCTGGGACAAGCAGTGCTAATCCTTGGCAAGTGGAGGGGAGGATATGGCAGTACGAGGATGGAACGTTTGGTTTTGGGTTTCTTAggaatcatcatattatagaCCTCAAGCACATTGCTTGTAATGGTTGTCTTGTTGACATACTATAG
- the LOC124928973 gene encoding LIM domain-containing protein WLIM1-like, translating to MAFAGTTQKCNLCEKTVYLVDKLTADNRIFHKACFRCHHCKSTLKLGNYNSFEGVLYCRPHFDQLFKRTGSLEKSFEGTPKIVKPEKTDSEKPSAVKASSMFGGTREKCVDCKNTVYPTERVTVNGSSYHKNCFKCSHGGCVISPSNYIAHEGRLYCKHHHTQLIKEKGNLSQLEGGHDKEPAN from the exons ATGGCATTTGCAGGTACAACCCAGAAGTGCAACTTATGCGAGAAGACAGTTTATTTGGTTGACAAGCTTACGGCTGATAACCGTATCTTCCATAAGGCCTGTTTCCGATGCCATCACTGCAAAAGCACCCTCAAG CTTGGGAACTACAATTCCTTTGAAGGGGTATTGTATTGCAGACCTCACTTTGATCAGCTCTTCAAAAGGACTGGCAGTCTGGAAAAAAGTTTTGAAG GAACACCCAAGATAGTGAAGCCAGAGAAAACTGATTCAGAG AAACCTTCTGCAGTCAAAGCCTCAAGCATGTTTGGAGGAACAAGGGAAAAGTGCGTTGACTGCAAGAACACAGTCTATCCTACGGAAAGG GTTACGGTTAATGGGAGTTCATACCATAAGAACTGCTTCAAGTGCAGCCACGGCGGATGTGTGATTAGCCCGTCCAACTATATTGCCCATGAGGGTCGTCTTTACTGCAAGCACCACCATACCCAGCTCATCAAGGAAAAGGGAAACTTAAGCCAGCTTGAAGGAGGCCATGACAAAGAACCTGCAAATTAA